Below is a window of Sylvia atricapilla isolate bSylAtr1 chromosome 2, bSylAtr1.pri, whole genome shotgun sequence DNA.
GCACCGGGAAGCACTAGGAGGACCTCGGGATGCACCGGCAGAGCTCCGGATGCACCGGGAGAACACCCGGATGCGCCGAGAAAGGTCTGGGATGCAGTGGGAGAACCCCGGGAGAGCTCTGGAAAACACCGGGAGGGCCCCGGGATACACCGGGAGAACACCCGGATGCCCCGGAACAGCTCCGGGATGTACCGGGACAGCTCCAGGATACACCGCGAGAGCAACAGGATGCACCGGGAGAACCCCGGGAAGCAGCGGGATAACTCCAGCGATAACTCCGGCTTGCACCGGGAGAACACCGGGATGCACCGGGAGAGCACCGGGACAGCTCCGGGATGTACCGGGACAGCTCCAGGATGCACCCAAAGATCCCCGGGGAGCACCAGGAGAGCCCCGGGATGTACCGGGATAGCTCCGGGATGTACCGGGAGATCTCCGGGATGTACCGGGACAGCTCCGGGATGTaccgggacagccccgggatgtaccgggacagccccgggatGTACCGGGAGAGCTCTGGGATGTACCGGGAGAGCCCCGGGATGTACCGGGAGAGCTCCGGGATGTACCGGGACAGCTCCGGGATGTACCGGAACAGCTCCGGGATGTACCGGGAGAGCTCCGGGATGTACCGGGAGAGCCCCGGGATGTACCGGGACAGCTCCGGGATGTACCGGGACAGCTCCGGGATGTaccgggacagccccgggatgtaccgggacagccccgggatGTACCGGGAGAGCTCTGGGATGTACCGGGACAGCTCCGGGATGTACCGGGAGAGCCCCGGGATGTACCGGGACAGCTCCGGGATGTaccgggacagccccgggatGTACCGGGACAGCTCCGGGATGTaccgggacagccccgggatGTACCGGGACAGCTCCGGGATGTACCGGGAGAGCCCCGGGATGTACCGGGAGAGCCCCGGGATGTaccgggacagccccgggatACACCGGGAGGTCCCGGGGAGCAGCGGACCTTTCCCCGCCCTGCAGGTAAAGGAGCACCGGCgcttccagctctgcctctgatCCAGCTGcatttagggagaaaaaaaggcgttttggggaatttttatggttttttacCAGAGGCCGGGTGTGGCATTCACAGAGGGCTGGATGTGAGGAGCCGTCTGTCTGCTCGGCACAAAGGGATTGAGGATTTGTGGTCCTGTGGCAGCAAACCCaaggaaaaaaccacccaaacaaaatcaaaatatccCTGGGAagtaaaatcttttttattattattattttttaaacaggcAAGCAGAAACTCCTGGTTGTTCAAagcagctgggggaaaaaaaaaaatcgaggGAAATGCATTTATTCAGTTCTTTAAGGTGAGAGAAGAGAAACTGTTCAGATTTGCTAAATTTCCTAAAGTTGTTTAAGATGAACACTTCCATGAGGAATGACAGTGACTCTGGAGCCATCAcctccctctttccttcctcaccTTGACACGCAGGAAGTTGGTTTAATAAAAGAGCTTAATTTAAGAATTTGACAtgcacagaatggtttgggatggaagggattttaaaggtAATTTAATTCCAAACTCCTGCCTTAGGCAGggaccttccactgtcccaatggccagcctggccttggacacttccagggatggggagttTATAGGGAATTTAGAATCTCTCTGGACAGCCTTTGCCACCCTCACATATAgcatttcttcccaatatccaatccaaacctGCTCTCTTCCCAATCCAGGCCATTCCCCCTTTGTTCTGACTCCCTGGCCCCGtggaaaatccctctccagctcccctgTAGCTCCTTTAGGCACTGAAAAACCTGCTCTGAGGtcaccccagagccttctcttctccaggctgggatcTACACCAAGTTTTACAACCCAACAAACCACTCCAGGGTGAGTTTAACACCTTTTGTAAAACCTGCAAACCTACAGAATTTGAGAGAAgctaaaacaaaacccaaaccaacaaagcAGGTCCTGAATTCCCCTTCAGCAGGAGCTTCTCACATCCCAGGGGACAGTTAAAAACTAATTTACATTTAGCACTGGATATTTCCAGCCAGGATTTTTTCCAGTCTGGTCCTTGCACCAAACAGAAGCCGAGGTGTGTTTGGAATGTTTGGAGATGTCACACAGGTGGACACACAGCTTTTGAAGCTCAGTGACTCGGGCAGCACTTGAGGGATGAAGAATTAGGCAGGATCTTAATCCCACTGCTGGATTCAGTCTCTTAAAGCTCTGACTAAATCCAGGGATCCCAGTAACACAGCTGGAAGGGCACACACAAACTGGTTTTTCTCCATGGCACATCAGGAGAGTTGAGTTACAGTGCAGCAGCCAAAACTTTACaaagattttgtaattttttccccctaaaccCGAGGCctctgagttttgtttttttctttcttcccagagaATTTTTGGCCTTCCCTTCTAGGAGCTCTGGCATGACTGATGAGGTAATTCTTCACAAAAACAATGCTCCTGTACCTGTATGcttaaaaacccccaaatttatAACCAGCCCTTTGTTCCGTGCTGATAAACAATTAATAACTCCCcacaatatttatttccaagGTTTCCCAACCCAACCTGTTCTGTGCCAATGTCAAAGCCAGTCAGCATCACCTAGCTGACTCCCGATTAACAATTAACAAGCCCATTATTGATTTGTCATTACCAACAACAGCTTTATGGGCAGTtgtttccagctccttcagcctcaCAAGAGGCAATTTTTCAACTCTGAGAGTTTGAAAggcaaaaagcagcactgaaacaAATGTAGGGCTCTCCACATCACTTACAGTTCTCACTGCTGCTACGTGGAGAGCactaaattcagattttattgaGGAAACGTCTGGCTGTGCAATAAAGGAACTGAGGAACACTTTGTCAGGTCTGTAGTTTATTTCCTCTGTATCAAGGGCAGATATCACAAACCCCAGCCACAAACTTCggcacaaacagaaaatgaaaatattttttccaactCTGCAAGGTTTTAGTACCAGAATATAAATCAGTAATTATTTATTGATCTATTAATAACACCAACTGATTATGTTTGGCAATAAATGGTGGATAagtgctaattttttttttaattattttcaccTAATTCCATTTAGTTCTGATAGTAAGGAATGTCTGTCCAACAATGATTCTGGAATTTCTCCCCCAGACAGATCACAGCAGCACTAAAACAACCCAAACCTCTTTGGAAAACCCTCTGGAGCCTCCAgaatttttccctctggaaaaatCTACTGTGATGAGAGATAAGGCACCTGCTTCCTCAGGCCAGCTCCATGTCCATGATCCAtgccagggagagggaaaagggctgcCAAGGATGGAATCAGGAGTGGAATCAGGAAAAGGAGCTCCtttcctcccccaccccctgAGCTCACCAGGGTCTGACAGTTTTGTCGCTGACAAACTGGCCATGAGGAGCATCAGCACTGGAAGGCAAAAGGGCCAAGTAAACAGGGGTCTCAGCCCCTTCCTCTGGGGACTTGGTGGCTTTGGGACCTGCCATGTCTGTCCTGacccagccagggcagcaggcaTTGAGGAGGATGTGATCCCCTTTCCTCTGCTCGTTTAACAGGCGGGCTTGGATCCTGGACAGCACAGTGACCCCGATTTTGGACACCCCATAGGCAGTGTTGGGCCAACCCTCTTTCTCATGGATGTTTTTCTTGGTGTCCTCCACGAATTTGGTCATGAGCTgcaccagctcctcctcagTGATGGTGTCACTGCggaatttctgctgcagctcctggctgcagcccctcagggctgagctgctcacCATGCTGGAGACATTCACCACCCGACCtgcaaacagaataaaaacctGCTTATTTTCACACCTTTTTAAGCCCACTCTCgtggacacagcacagagcatACTGTGGATTTAATCAGCACAGGCAGTTTGATAACCAAGATGCCTTGGCAAGAACAAACAGAGCTTTGATGATTACAGGAAGAGTGGATCAATGCTGgtgacaggaaaagaagattttaCAACATCTTTTGCGTGCAGAGATTGATTCAAAGTACAGGTTTGTGTGATTGTAGTAAAAAATGATTAGCCTTCCTAGAACAATAGATTTGGAAATCACAGTGAAAACGAATTCTGACCACCAGTCTTCCCATCTCTCTCTCAGTTGTTGATACTGAACTGGGGCTCCAGTTCTGGGTTCACTCCTCAGCTGAATacctgtaaaatattttatgtgtgttgccttgcagagctcctggaaAATCAGATTAACTAATAAATACCATGAGAGGTGATTCAAGGTGTGAAGCTGCAAAAGTTTCAGATAAACTTCCAGGAAACAACTTCAAGTCAGTCAGCAGGTGCATTCTTACTGCAGCAGAAGTAACACCCAGAGATTTACAAATGGAAGGATTTACTTCCCAGCACTTCAGTAAGAGGAATGAGTCAGCTGAATCAGTAAATCACTCATCATCTCCAAAATTCTGCTCCACTGTTTCCCTTCTTTCCTGCTACTTCACAGCCATTCTGATGGTGAATTTGGGGATTTAATCTTAAAAGCCGTAGAAATTAATCCTGTTAATGACTTTATGAAGAGTCATCCTTCAGTGTAGTCCAAGAGGACTAGACTGCAACTTTAGCACTGTTTCCTCTCTCCCCAAAATACACTCActctgtttttcccttcttccacaggaaataaaaacttgtttttcatCTAGTTGACGTCTTGCTTTCTTGAAAACCTTGAGGTATTTAATTATTAGGAGAGACTACATTTCATTTATAGCAGTAAACACATCCCAGCATCACATCAAACTCTGAAACACTGGCACAGTGCCTGAGACTGGACAGGATTTCCCATTTAGAAAGGTTAAAATTCAAACCCCAAAATCTCTCTCTAGTTTTTATGTTTCACTCACCATAAGGCTTCATAAGAGGCAGCAATTCTGTGCAAACATTCCTGGTTCCAAAAAAGTTTGTCTTCAGTGTGACCTCAGCTTGGACTGCAAATGGAGCAGTGTCATGAACTGGTCATCAAAggtaggaagagaaaaaaaacaagaaaaattagaaTTGTAACACTGTGTGAACAGAAGTTAACAAACCTCAAAAGTTTATCTTAGTTACTGGTTTTACTAATTAGAGAACAGGCATATgatcaattaaaaaatacaagaaaagaagGCAGAGGCAGGATTTGGTGCAGTCCGACCAAACTAAGGAACAAAAATCCTCAGCCACTCCCAAAACTGAGCAATATTTGTCTGACAAACCAGCCCTGAGGTGAGGGGCCTGTGCTGACACAAGAGAAATGTGGGAACTGGCTGAGGTGAGGAAACTGCTCTGGAAGGGGATGATTTCATCACGAATCATGATATCATCATGAATGATATCATATTCATGATGATGATATCATCATGAATAAATCAAGTGGCAGCTCAGCACCACCACAAGTGAGGTGGGGTGGCTGAGGGCTCAGCAGTGAATCCTGTGCTCTGCACCCCTCTAGGAGGGAAAACAAGAGTTCAGTCCCAGTTTtgctcctctgcttttcctggagCCACCTGCATGGACTGGGCAGCTGCTCACTTGTCTCCAAATGCAGGAGAATTCAAAAGAGAAATTGTAACAGGtcattatttgatttttctttttattgtagAGCACATTTAATGACTCACACTCGTTTGTAAATCtctcatttgcatttaaatctCACACATGAAGCCAGATCATGACTCATGGCCAGGGTTATGGCAGGGGGAGAACTCAAATCCTACAGAACCCCAAACTCCTGCTTCAGTATCATCCTTTCCTTGTGAGAGAGAACTTCCTTACACTCCAAACCCCACTTGTGTTtaacagaatatattttaacatCCTGAACTTCTCCGATTTAAGAAGCTTTATCAGACAACTCTCCCCAGAGAAGCTCATCCAGAAGACAACTACAGCTCCACCACCATTTGGAACAGGAAGATTTTGCTGGATTAAGGATCATGCTGGACAAAtgcagcacaaaaccaaaataacaaaacttaATGGCAAATTTAATCTTTGATGGAGTGCAATAGCACATAAGGCTGCAactaagaaaggaaaatacaaattctgGGATGGCAGCAAAAACTTGGTTTGAGGAAAGAAGCAAGCTTGGGTAGAAATACCAGTCTGGGGAGCAAGAATTAAAACCATGAGAGAAGCATCACAGCAAGTTTTTACACATGTTACAGGCTCAAGTGAGCTTGATATTCACAGCAACAGCTCCAAGAGGGTCCTTTATCACACCCTAAATTGTGGGACCTCCTGCTGACCCAGCTGTTGTCAGCTTGAGGAAAGTCAAGGCTCAACATCTGGAAGTGATATTTTAACTGCTGCTGGAATCTTTCCTGAGCACACCCAATTCTATTAAGAGCTGCCTCCTAATGAGCTGATCTTGAGCGCTTTTCCTATAAAGTAACAGGCAAAAGAGTGACTGACTTTCAGAACATCATCCCTGCACTCCCACTCCATGAGAAGTTCCCTACTCTGTGTCAGTGTGAAGTCATTTCCCTTTGGAAGGTCCCAatgagctcagcccaaagcttctcctgtccaggctgaacaatcccagctgtggcagcctttcctcccagcagagctgctccagccctctgctcatcctggagcctcctctgggctctctgcagcagctccacgtcctccctgggctgggaattccagggctggggcagctctgcaggtggctctcacctgaggggacacagggacacaatCCCCTCCATAAACCACCAGTCAGGCTTGTTATTTGTTCTGTCTGGAGCTCACATTATTCTGGATTTCATACATACAACAAAAATGAATCCTTCCACCTGGAAACTGCTGTGTCTTTCTCactttccctgcttttctgcCCACTGGAAGGTGAAGGGGTTGAATTCTTGTTTAGCACAACAGGACTGGAGTGAACTGGTTTAGAGGTGACTGAATGGACTGAGAAAGTTCAAGACAGCAAAACTCATGCAgggaaaaagctgctttgtCATCAGCTGGAATCCCTGAGCAGATAAGGCACAGAAGAAGGATGGGggtggagaagagagaagacagCTCCCTGAGGCACAGGGCTGATATTCCCAGTGGTGATGGGCTCCCATGGCCCTGCTGGAACTCCTGGCACTGAGGTAATTA
It encodes the following:
- the LOC136358230 gene encoding carbonyl reductase [NADPH] 1-like — encoded protein: MSNVPVAVVTGSNKGIGLAIVRALCKQFPGDVYLTSRDPGRGQAAVAQLQQEGLKPLFHQLDIDDPQSIRALRDFLKEKYGGLNVLVNNAGIAFKVHDTAPFAVQAEVTLKTNFFGTRNVCTELLPLMKPYGRVVNVSSMVSSSALRGCSQELQQKFRSDTITEEELVQLMTKFVEDTKKNIHEKEGWPNTAYGVSKIGVTVLSRIQARLLNEQRKGDHILLNACCPGWVRTDMAGPKATKSPEEGAETPVYLALLPSSADAPHGQFVSDKTVRPW